A region from the Helicoverpa armigera isolate CAAS_96S chromosome 6, ASM3070526v1, whole genome shotgun sequence genome encodes:
- the LOC110371881 gene encoding chitin synthase chs-2 isoform X3, translating to MATSGGKRREEGSDNSDDELTPLANEIYGGSQRTVQETKGWDVFREFPPKQDSGSMETQKCLEFTVRLFKVMAYLVVFIAVLGSGVVAKGTTLFMTSQLKKDRRIAYCNRNLGRDKQFIVSLPDEERVAWMWAILAAFAIPEIGTLIRSVRICFFKTSRRPTSTQFIVIFIAESLHTIGMGLLFFLILPELDVVKGAMITNCLCIIPAILGLLSRNSRDSKRFMKVIVDMAAIVAQVTGFIVWPLLENKPVLWLIPVSSLCISLGWWENYVTRQSPIGKPKNDRGLNVIHYSENIILTRNFFHPGIIKSLGRLKDELIFTRYYTYRFISVWKIMLFLMCILFSIWIDGDEPAMFFQLFNTGFGPHSIVVEEVQIQLGGTVIPDLANVTLTGDSVEVAAAYKSAFYVMLIQIFAAYICYIFGKFACKILIQGFSYAFPINLVIPLVVNLLIAACGIRNGDNCYFHGTVPDYLYFESPPVFTLSDFISRQMAWIWLLWLLSQTWITIHIWTPKAERLASTEKLFVMPMYNGLLIDQSMALNRKRNDQRDVKTEDLAEIEKEKGDEYYETISVHTDNTGSSPKAIKSSDQITRIYACATMWHETKDEMMEFLKSILRLDEDQCARRVAQKYLRVVDPDYYEFETHIFLDDAFEISDHSDDDSQVNRFVKLLVDTIDEAASEVHQTNIRIRPPKRLPAPYGGRLTWVLPGKTKMICHLKDKAKIRHRKRWSQVMYMYYLLGHRLMELPISVDRKEVMAENTYLLTLDGDIDFQPHAVRLLIDLMKKNKNLGAACGRIHPVGSGPMVWYQMFEYAIGHWLQKATEHMIGCVLCSPGCFSLFRGKALMDDNVMKKYTLRSDEARHYVQYDQGEDRWLCTLLLQRGYRVEYSAASDAYTHCPEGFNEFYNQRRRWVPSTIANIMDLLADCKHTIKINDNISSPYIAYQMMLMGGTILGPGTIFLMLVGAFVAAFRIDNWTSFEYNLYPILIFMFVCFTMKSEIQLLVAQILSTAYAMIMMAVIVGTALQLGEDGIGSPSAIFLISLSSSFFIAACLHPQEFWCIVPGIIYLLSIPSMYLLLILYSIINLNVVSWGTREVQVKKTKKEIEAEKKEAELAKKSAKQKSLLGFLQGVNSNEEEGSIEFSFAGLFKCLLCTHPKGNEEKVQLLHIASTLEKLEKKLDSVERAVDPHGMSRGRKLSVGPRGSTTGDHGLDALDERPEEENDSDSETDTLSTVPREKRDDLINPYWIEDPELKKGEVDFLSPAELSFWKDLIDKYLYPIDANKEEQARISKDLKELRDSSVFSFFMVNALFVLIVFLLQLNKDNLHFKWPFGVKTNITYDEVTQEVLISKEYLQLEPIGLVFVFFFALILVIQFSAMLFHRFGTLSHILASTELNWFCSKKSDDLSQDALLDKNAIAIVKDLQKLNGLDDDYDNDSGSGPHNVGRRKTIHNLEKARQKKRNIGTLDVAFKKRFFNMNANDGPGTPVLNRKMTLRRETLKALETRRNSVMAERRKSQMQTLGANNEYGVTGMLNNNHGVVPRHRTSTANISVKDVFGEPNGGQVNRGYETTLGDEDDNNSMRLQPRQNQVSFQGRF from the exons CCAAAGGACAGTACAAGAAACGAAAGGATGGGACGTGTTCCGGGAGTTCCCGCCGAAGCAGGACAGTGGGTCTATGGAAACCCAGAAATGTTTGGAATTCACGGTGCGGTTGTTTAAGGTGATGGCATATCTAGTCGTGTTCATCGCCGTCCTCGGGTCCGGAGTCGTCGCAAAGGGCACCACGCTTTTTATGACCTCACAGCTGAAGAAGGACAGGCGAATTGCGTATTGTAATAGGAATTTAG GTAGGGATAAACAATTTATAGTAAGTCTGCCAGATGAAGAGCGAGTGGCGTGGATGTGGGCGATCCTGGCAGCGTTTGCCATCCCAGAAATAGGAACACTCATTCGTTCAGTAAGGATATGTTTCTTCAAAACTTCTAGAAGACCAACGAGCACGCAGTTTATTGTG ATATTCATAGCGGAATCGCTGCACACGATAGGAATGGGTCTTCTATTCTTCTTGATTCTGCCAGAACTGGACGTGGTGAAGGGAGCCATGATAACCAACTGTCTGTGCATCATTCCTGCGATACTTGGCTTGCTTTCACGTAACTCGCGAGACTCCAAGCGGTTCATGAAAGTCATTGTGGATATGGCGGCGATAGTTGCTCAAGTCACCGGGTTCATAGTATGGCCACTTTTGGAGAACAAGCCCGTTTTGTGGTTGATACCAGTTTCATCGTTATGCATTTCTCTGGGATGGTGGGAGAACTACGTCACACGTCAAAGCCCCATAGGTAAACCGAAGAACGATCGAGGTTTAAATGTTATCCATTACTCGGAGAATATCATACTAACACGTAATTTTTTCCATCCAGGTATAATCAAAAGTTTAGGCAGACTGAAGGACGAATTGATTTTCACCCGGTACTACACATATCGCTTCATATCTGTATGGAAAATCATGTTGTTCCTCATGTGCATCCTCTTCAGTATATGGATAGATGGAGACGAGCCTGCCATGTTCTTCCAACTGTTCAATACAGGTTTTGGACCTCACAGCATCGTTGTGGAAGAG GTACAAATCCAACTAGGTGGCACCGTCATTCCTGATCTGGCTAATGTAACGCTAACCGGAGATTCGGTAGAAGTGGCAGCTGCATACAAATCGGCATTCTACGTGATGCTCATCCAAATATTTGCAGCGTACATCTGTTATATATTTGGAAAGTTCGCGTGCAAGATTCTCATCCAAGGCTTCAGTTATGCGTTCCCTATCAATCTCGTCATTCCGTTGGTCGTCAACTTGTTGATTGCTGCATGTGGTATTAGAAATGGCGACAATTGTTACTTCCATGGAACAGTTCCAGATTATCTTTACTTCGAAAGTCCACCCG TGTTTACACTCAGCGATTTCATATCTCGTCAAATGGCTTGGATATGGTTACTCTGGCTGCTGTCGCAAACGTGGATAACTATACACATCTGGACACCTAAAGCTGAACGTTTGGCCTCAACGGAGAAGTTATTCGTCATGCCGATGTACAATGGTTTATTGATAGATCAAAGCATGGCTCTGAATAGAAAGAGAAACGACCAGAGAGATGTTAAGACTGAG GACCTCGcagaaatagaaaaagaaaaaggcGACGAATACTACGAAACTATATCTGTTCACACTGACAACACCGGTTCTTCTCCAAAAGCTATCAAATCGTCGGATCAGATCACCAGGATTTACGCATGCGCTACTATGTGGCACGAAACTAAAGACGAGATGATGGAGTTCTTGAAGTCTATCCTTCGGTTGGATGAGGATCAGTGCGCTCGGCGAGTCGCTCAAAAGTACTTGCGAGTTGTTGACCCCGATTACTACGAATTCGAAA CGCACATTTTCTTGGACGACGCATTCGAAATATCAGATCACAGTGATGACGACTCCCAAGTGAATCGATTCGTGAAACTTCTTGTGGACACTATCGACGAAGCGGCTTCGGAAGTGCATCAGACGAACATACGTATTCGCCCGCCGAAGAGGTTACCAGCGCCTTATGGTGGACGACTGACATGGGTGCTGCCAGGAAAGACGAAGATGATCTGTCACTTGAAGGACAAGGCTAAGATCCGTCACAGAAAGCGTTGGTCTCAG GTGATGTACATGTACTACCTTCTTGGTCACCGTCTAATGGAACTGCCGATATCAGTGGACCGTAAAGAAGTAATGGCTGAGAACACCTACCTGCTGACCCTGGACGGAGACATCGATTTTCAACCTCACGCTGTACGACTGCTTATCGATTTGATGAAGAAGAACAAGAATCTGGGAGCTGCGTGCGGACGTATTCATCCTGTCGGATCag GTCCCATGGTGTGGTATCAAATGTTCGAGTACGCTATTGGTCATTGGCTGCAAAAGGCGACGGAACACATGATCGGCTGCGTACTCTGTAGTCCTGGATGCTTCTCTCTGTTCAGAGGAAAGGCTTTGATGGACGACAACGTCATGAAGAAATACACTCTACGGTCTGATGAAGCTCGGCATTATGTGCAGTACGATCAAG GGGAAGATCGTTGGTTATGTACGCTACTTCTCCAACGTGGCTATCGTGTAGAATACTCAGCTGCCTCCGATGCCTACACTCACTGTCCCGAAGGTTTCAACGAGTTCTACAACCAACGTCGTCGCTGGGTGCCTTCCACCATCGCCAACATTATGGACTTGCTCGCCGATTGTAAACACACCATCAAGATTAACGATAACATTTCGAGTCCCTACATCGCATACCAG atgaTGTTGATGGGTGGCACGATCTTGGGCCCTGGTACTATATTTCTTATGTTGGTGGGTGCCTTCGTGGCTGCTTTCCGAATCGACAACTGGACTTCCTTCGAATACAATTTGTATCCCATATTGATCTTCATGTTTGTCTGCTTCACGATGAAATCCGAAATTCAA ctaCTGGTGGCTCAGATACTGTCGACGGCATATGCTATGATAATGATGGCTGTGATCGTCGGTACAGCTCTCCAGTTAGGCGAGGACGGCATAGGATCTCCTTCGGCTATATTCTTGATATCACTCTCAAGTTCGTTCTTCATAGCCGCTTGCTTGCATCCGCAGGAATTCTGGTGTATCGTACCGGGCATCATCTATCTTTTGTCTATACCCTCTATGTACTTGCTTTTGATTTTGTATTCGATTATAAATCTTAACGTAGTATCATGGGGTACTCGAGAAGTGCAAGTTAAAAAGACTAAGAAG GAAATCGAAGCAGAGAAAAAAGAAGCTGAACTTGCGAAGAAATCTGCAAAACAGAAATCGCTGCTAGGTTTCCTTCAAGGAGTGAATAGCAATGAAGAAGAAGGCTCTATCGAATTCTCATTTGCTGGGTTATTCAAGTGTCTGTTATGTACGCATCCCAAAGGAAACGAGGAGAAAGTGCAACTGTTGCATATTGCGTCCACACTTGAGAAATTGGAAAAGAAATTAGATTCTGTTGAAAG GGCTGTTGATCCACATGGCATGAGCAGAGGACGTAAACTCTCGGTTGGGCCCAGAGGTAGCACAACTGGAGACCATGGCTTAGACGCTTTGGACGAAAGACCAGAAGAAGAAAACGATTCAGATTCCGAAACCGATACTCTTTCTACTGTACCCAGA GAAAAGAGAGATGATCTCATAAACCCATATTGGATAGAGGATCCCGAATTGAAAAAGGGTGAAGTAGACTTTTTGAGTCCCGCCGAATTATCCTTCTGGAAAGATCTCATTGACAAATATTTGTACCCTATTGATGCTAACAAGGAAGAACAG GCCCGTATATCCAAGGATCTGAAAGAATTGAGAGATTCgtctgttttttctttctttatggTCAATGCCCTCTTTGTATTGATTGTATTCTTGCTACAACTGAACAAGGACAACCTTCACTTTAAGTGGCCCTTCGGAGTTAAAACTAACATTACATACGATGAGGTTACTCAAGAG gttttaatttcaaaagaataTCTGCAACTTGAGCCAATTGGTTTAGTGTTCGTGTTCTTCTTCGCCTTGATTCTGGTGATCCAGTTCTCAGCTATGTTGTTCCATCGATTTGGAACCCTCTCGCACATCTTAGCGTCTACAGAACTGAATTGGTTCTGTTCGAAGAAG TCCGATGACTTATCTCAAGACGCTCTCCTAGATAAGAATGCAATAGCAATAGTGAAAGATCTGCAGAAACTGAATGGTCTGGACGACGATTATGACAACGACTCGGGCTCGGGTCCACATAACGTCGGCAGAAGAAAGACTATTCATAATTTGGAGAAGGCCAGACAGAAGAAGAGGAACATAGGCACACTGGATGTCGCTTTCAAGAAGAGATTCTTCAACATGAATGCTAATGATGGACCAG GTACACCAGTACTGAACCGCAAGATGACATTGCGACGTGAGACCTTGAAGGCTTTGGAGACGAGGAGAAACTCCGTGATGGCTGAACGAAGGAAATCGCAAATGCAGACACTTGGTGCCAATAACGAATATGGAGTCACTGGAATG CTCAATAATAACCATGGTGTCGTGCCTCGGCACAGAACATCAACTGCCAACATATCGGTGAAGGATGTCTTTGGCGAACCCAACGGTGGTCAAGTCAATCGAGGATACGAAACCACACTGGGCGACGAAGACGACAACAACTCAATGAGATTACAGCCTAGACAAAATCAAGTTTCCTTCCAGGGTAGATTTTAA
- the LOC110371881 gene encoding chitin synthase chs-2 isoform X2: protein MSEHDRKSHYERDDAEEPLYVANNNNSIYSNGTLHYCSIYSQRTVQETKGWDVFREFPPKQDSGSMETQKCLEFTVRLFKVMAYLVVFIAVLGSGVVAKGTTLFMTSQLKKDRRIAYCNRNLGRDKQFIVSLPDEERVAWMWAILAAFAIPEIGTLIRSVRICFFKTSRRPTSTQFIVIFIAESLHTIGMGLLFFLILPELDVVKGAMITNCLCIIPAILGLLSRNSRDSKRFMKVIVDMAAIVAQVTGFIVWPLLENKPVLWLIPVSSLCISLGWWENYVTRQSPIGKPKNDRGLNVIHYSENIILTRNFFHPGIIKSLGRLKDELIFTRYYTYRFISVWKIMLFLMCILFSIWIDGDEPAMFFQLFNTGFGPHSIVVEEVQIQLGGTVIPDLANVTLTGDSVEVAAAYKSAFYVMLIQIFAAYICYIFGKFACKILIQGFSYAFPINLVIPLVVNLLIAACGIRNGDNCYFHGTVPDYLYFESPPVFTLSDFISRQMAWIWLLWLLSQTWITIHIWTPKAERLASTEKLFVMPMYNGLLIDQSMALNRKRNDQRDVKTEDLAEIEKEKGDEYYETISVHTDNTGSSPKAIKSSDQITRIYACATMWHETKDEMMEFLKSILRLDEDQCARRVAQKYLRVVDPDYYEFETHIFLDDAFEISDHSDDDSQVNRFVKLLVDTIDEAASEVHQTNIRIRPPKRLPAPYGGRLTWVLPGKTKMICHLKDKAKIRHRKRWSQVMYMYYLLGHRLMELPISVDRKEVMAENTYLLTLDGDIDFQPHAVRLLIDLMKKNKNLGAACGRIHPVGSGPMVWYQMFEYAIGHWLQKATEHMIGCVLCSPGCFSLFRGKALMDDNVMKKYTLRSDEARHYVQYDQGEDRWLCTLLLQRGYRVEYSAASDAYTHCPEGFNEFYNQRRRWVPSTIANIMDLLADCKHTIKINDNISSPYIAYQMMLMGGTILGPGTIFLMLVGAFVAAFRIDNWTSFEYNLYPILIFMFVCFTMKSEIQLLVAQILSTAYAMIMMAVIVGTALQLGEDGIGSPSAIFLISLSSSFFIAACLHPQEFWCIVPGIIYLLSIPSMYLLLILYSIINLNVVSWGTREVQVKKTKKEIEAEKKEAELAKKSAKQKSLLGFLQGVNSNEEEGSIEFSFAGLFKCLLCTHPKGNEEKVQLLHIASTLEKLEKKLDSVERAVDPHGMSRGRKLSVGPRGSTTGDHGLDALDERPEEENDSDSETDTLSTVPREKRDDLINPYWIEDPELKKGEVDFLSPAELSFWKDLIDKYLYPIDANKEEQARIAADLLELRNKSVFAFVMFNALFILIVFLLQLNKDQLHVIWPLGIKTNITYIEETGEVLISKEYLQLEPIGLVFVFFFALILVIQFSAMLFHRFGTLSHILASTELNWFCSKKSDDLSQDALLDKNAIAIVKDLQKLNGLDDDYDNDSGSGPHNVGRRKTIHNLEKARQKKRNIGTLDVAFKKRFFNMNANDGPGTPVLNRKMTLRRETLKALETRRNSVMAERRKSQMQTLGANNEYGVTGMLNNNHGVVPRHRTSTANISVKDVFGEPNGGQVNRGYETTLGDEDDNNSMRLQPRQNQVSFQGRF from the exons CCAAAGGACAGTACAAGAAACGAAAGGATGGGACGTGTTCCGGGAGTTCCCGCCGAAGCAGGACAGTGGGTCTATGGAAACCCAGAAATGTTTGGAATTCACGGTGCGGTTGTTTAAGGTGATGGCATATCTAGTCGTGTTCATCGCCGTCCTCGGGTCCGGAGTCGTCGCAAAGGGCACCACGCTTTTTATGACCTCACAGCTGAAGAAGGACAGGCGAATTGCGTATTGTAATAGGAATTTAG GTAGGGATAAACAATTTATAGTAAGTCTGCCAGATGAAGAGCGAGTGGCGTGGATGTGGGCGATCCTGGCAGCGTTTGCCATCCCAGAAATAGGAACACTCATTCGTTCAGTAAGGATATGTTTCTTCAAAACTTCTAGAAGACCAACGAGCACGCAGTTTATTGTG ATATTCATAGCGGAATCGCTGCACACGATAGGAATGGGTCTTCTATTCTTCTTGATTCTGCCAGAACTGGACGTGGTGAAGGGAGCCATGATAACCAACTGTCTGTGCATCATTCCTGCGATACTTGGCTTGCTTTCACGTAACTCGCGAGACTCCAAGCGGTTCATGAAAGTCATTGTGGATATGGCGGCGATAGTTGCTCAAGTCACCGGGTTCATAGTATGGCCACTTTTGGAGAACAAGCCCGTTTTGTGGTTGATACCAGTTTCATCGTTATGCATTTCTCTGGGATGGTGGGAGAACTACGTCACACGTCAAAGCCCCATAGGTAAACCGAAGAACGATCGAGGTTTAAATGTTATCCATTACTCGGAGAATATCATACTAACACGTAATTTTTTCCATCCAGGTATAATCAAAAGTTTAGGCAGACTGAAGGACGAATTGATTTTCACCCGGTACTACACATATCGCTTCATATCTGTATGGAAAATCATGTTGTTCCTCATGTGCATCCTCTTCAGTATATGGATAGATGGAGACGAGCCTGCCATGTTCTTCCAACTGTTCAATACAGGTTTTGGACCTCACAGCATCGTTGTGGAAGAG GTACAAATCCAACTAGGTGGCACCGTCATTCCTGATCTGGCTAATGTAACGCTAACCGGAGATTCGGTAGAAGTGGCAGCTGCATACAAATCGGCATTCTACGTGATGCTCATCCAAATATTTGCAGCGTACATCTGTTATATATTTGGAAAGTTCGCGTGCAAGATTCTCATCCAAGGCTTCAGTTATGCGTTCCCTATCAATCTCGTCATTCCGTTGGTCGTCAACTTGTTGATTGCTGCATGTGGTATTAGAAATGGCGACAATTGTTACTTCCATGGAACAGTTCCAGATTATCTTTACTTCGAAAGTCCACCCG TGTTTACACTCAGCGATTTCATATCTCGTCAAATGGCTTGGATATGGTTACTCTGGCTGCTGTCGCAAACGTGGATAACTATACACATCTGGACACCTAAAGCTGAACGTTTGGCCTCAACGGAGAAGTTATTCGTCATGCCGATGTACAATGGTTTATTGATAGATCAAAGCATGGCTCTGAATAGAAAGAGAAACGACCAGAGAGATGTTAAGACTGAG GACCTCGcagaaatagaaaaagaaaaaggcGACGAATACTACGAAACTATATCTGTTCACACTGACAACACCGGTTCTTCTCCAAAAGCTATCAAATCGTCGGATCAGATCACCAGGATTTACGCATGCGCTACTATGTGGCACGAAACTAAAGACGAGATGATGGAGTTCTTGAAGTCTATCCTTCGGTTGGATGAGGATCAGTGCGCTCGGCGAGTCGCTCAAAAGTACTTGCGAGTTGTTGACCCCGATTACTACGAATTCGAAA CGCACATTTTCTTGGACGACGCATTCGAAATATCAGATCACAGTGATGACGACTCCCAAGTGAATCGATTCGTGAAACTTCTTGTGGACACTATCGACGAAGCGGCTTCGGAAGTGCATCAGACGAACATACGTATTCGCCCGCCGAAGAGGTTACCAGCGCCTTATGGTGGACGACTGACATGGGTGCTGCCAGGAAAGACGAAGATGATCTGTCACTTGAAGGACAAGGCTAAGATCCGTCACAGAAAGCGTTGGTCTCAG GTGATGTACATGTACTACCTTCTTGGTCACCGTCTAATGGAACTGCCGATATCAGTGGACCGTAAAGAAGTAATGGCTGAGAACACCTACCTGCTGACCCTGGACGGAGACATCGATTTTCAACCTCACGCTGTACGACTGCTTATCGATTTGATGAAGAAGAACAAGAATCTGGGAGCTGCGTGCGGACGTATTCATCCTGTCGGATCag GTCCCATGGTGTGGTATCAAATGTTCGAGTACGCTATTGGTCATTGGCTGCAAAAGGCGACGGAACACATGATCGGCTGCGTACTCTGTAGTCCTGGATGCTTCTCTCTGTTCAGAGGAAAGGCTTTGATGGACGACAACGTCATGAAGAAATACACTCTACGGTCTGATGAAGCTCGGCATTATGTGCAGTACGATCAAG GGGAAGATCGTTGGTTATGTACGCTACTTCTCCAACGTGGCTATCGTGTAGAATACTCAGCTGCCTCCGATGCCTACACTCACTGTCCCGAAGGTTTCAACGAGTTCTACAACCAACGTCGTCGCTGGGTGCCTTCCACCATCGCCAACATTATGGACTTGCTCGCCGATTGTAAACACACCATCAAGATTAACGATAACATTTCGAGTCCCTACATCGCATACCAG atgaTGTTGATGGGTGGCACGATCTTGGGCCCTGGTACTATATTTCTTATGTTGGTGGGTGCCTTCGTGGCTGCTTTCCGAATCGACAACTGGACTTCCTTCGAATACAATTTGTATCCCATATTGATCTTCATGTTTGTCTGCTTCACGATGAAATCCGAAATTCAA ctaCTGGTGGCTCAGATACTGTCGACGGCATATGCTATGATAATGATGGCTGTGATCGTCGGTACAGCTCTCCAGTTAGGCGAGGACGGCATAGGATCTCCTTCGGCTATATTCTTGATATCACTCTCAAGTTCGTTCTTCATAGCCGCTTGCTTGCATCCGCAGGAATTCTGGTGTATCGTACCGGGCATCATCTATCTTTTGTCTATACCCTCTATGTACTTGCTTTTGATTTTGTATTCGATTATAAATCTTAACGTAGTATCATGGGGTACTCGAGAAGTGCAAGTTAAAAAGACTAAGAAG GAAATCGAAGCAGAGAAAAAAGAAGCTGAACTTGCGAAGAAATCTGCAAAACAGAAATCGCTGCTAGGTTTCCTTCAAGGAGTGAATAGCAATGAAGAAGAAGGCTCTATCGAATTCTCATTTGCTGGGTTATTCAAGTGTCTGTTATGTACGCATCCCAAAGGAAACGAGGAGAAAGTGCAACTGTTGCATATTGCGTCCACACTTGAGAAATTGGAAAAGAAATTAGATTCTGTTGAAAG GGCTGTTGATCCACATGGCATGAGCAGAGGACGTAAACTCTCGGTTGGGCCCAGAGGTAGCACAACTGGAGACCATGGCTTAGACGCTTTGGACGAAAGACCAGAAGAAGAAAACGATTCAGATTCCGAAACCGATACTCTTTCTACTGTACCCAGA GAAAAGAGAGATGATCTCATAAACCCATATTGGATAGAGGATCCCGAATTGAAAAAGGGTGAAGTAGACTTTTTGAGTCCCGCCGAATTATCCTTCTGGAAAGATCTCATTGACAAATATTTGTACCCTATTGATGCTAACAAGGAAGAACAG GCTCGCATTGCTGCAGACTTGCTCGAACTTCGCAATAAGTCGGTTTTCGCATTTGTTATGTTCAATGCTTTATTCATattgatagtatttttattacaactgAACAAAGATCAACTCCACGTGATTTGGCCTTTGGGAATAAAGACAAATATTACGTACATCGAGGAGACAGGCGAG gttttaatttcaaaagaataTCTGCAACTTGAGCCAATTGGTTTAGTGTTCGTGTTCTTCTTCGCCTTGATTCTGGTGATCCAGTTCTCAGCTATGTTGTTCCATCGATTTGGAACCCTCTCGCACATCTTAGCGTCTACAGAACTGAATTGGTTCTGTTCGAAGAAG TCCGATGACTTATCTCAAGACGCTCTCCTAGATAAGAATGCAATAGCAATAGTGAAAGATCTGCAGAAACTGAATGGTCTGGACGACGATTATGACAACGACTCGGGCTCGGGTCCACATAACGTCGGCAGAAGAAAGACTATTCATAATTTGGAGAAGGCCAGACAGAAGAAGAGGAACATAGGCACACTGGATGTCGCTTTCAAGAAGAGATTCTTCAACATGAATGCTAATGATGGACCAG GTACACCAGTACTGAACCGCAAGATGACATTGCGACGTGAGACCTTGAAGGCTTTGGAGACGAGGAGAAACTCCGTGATGGCTGAACGAAGGAAATCGCAAATGCAGACACTTGGTGCCAATAACGAATATGGAGTCACTGGAATG CTCAATAATAACCATGGTGTCGTGCCTCGGCACAGAACATCAACTGCCAACATATCGGTGAAGGATGTCTTTGGCGAACCCAACGGTGGTCAAGTCAATCGAGGATACGAAACCACACTGGGCGACGAAGACGACAACAACTCAATGAGATTACAGCCTAGACAAAATCAAGTTTCCTTCCAGGGTAGATTTTAA